From a single Brassica napus cultivar Da-Ae chromosome C9, Da-Ae, whole genome shotgun sequence genomic region:
- the LOC111198494 gene encoding trehalose-phosphate phosphatase A — MDIKSGHSSPVMTDSPQISNSRLTARQSRLPPYSSATAVSQNNNLLLTVPRKKTGIIDDVKANAWLDAMIASSPTPAIVNKDNISSSDATTTDMTYREWTVKYPSALTTFEKIMSVAKGKRIALFLDYDGTLSPIVEEPDAAYMSSDMRTAVQNVAKYFPTAIISGRSRDKVYEFVGLSELYYAGSHGMDIMSPAGESLNHKHLSRTVSINEQGKDVNLFQTASEFLPMIDKLLCSLVESTKDIKGVKVEDNRFCISVHYRNVEEKNWTLVAQCVDDVIRTYPKLRLTYGRKVLEIRPVIDWDKGKAVTFLLESLGLNNCEDVLPIYVGDDRTDEDAFKVLRDGPNHGYGVLVSAMPKVSNAFYSLRDPSEVMEFLKALVTWKRSLG, encoded by the exons ATGGACATAAAGTCTGGTCACTCTTCTCCTGTAATGACTGATTCTCCACAGATAAGCAACTCGAGATTAACTGCTCGTCAGAGTAGACTACCTCCTTACTCATCAGCCACGGCTGTGTCACAGAACAACAATCTCTTGCTAACAGTTCCCAGAAAGAAAACTGGGATTATTGATGATGTTAAGGCTAATGCTTGGCTTGATGCAATGATAGCTTCTTCTCCTACCCCAGCCATAGTTAACAAAGACAACATAAGCAGCAGTGATGCTACTACTACGGATATGACTTATCGCGAATGGACGGTCAAGTATCCATCAGCACTTACTACTTTTGAGAAAATCATGAGTGTTGCAAAAGGCAAAAGAATAGCTTTGTTTCTTGATTATGACGGAACACTTTCTCCTATTGTTGAGGAACCTGATGCCGCCTACATGTCAAGTGAT ATGCGTACGGCAGTGCAGAACGTTGCCAAGTACTTCCCAACCGCTATCATTAGTGGAAGAAGCCGTGATAAG GTGTATGAGTTTGTTGGACTAAGTGAACTTTACTACGCCGGAAGCCATGGGATGGACATCATGAGTCCTGCAGGAGAGTCTTTAAACCACAAACATCTCAGCCGTACTGTATCAATTAACGAACag GGGAAAGATGTTAATCTGTTCCAGACTGCTAGCGAGTTTCTACCAATGATCGATAAG CTGCTTTGTTCGCTTGTGGAGAGTACAAAGGATATCAAAGGAGTCAAAGTAGAAGACAACAGGTTCTGCATCTCTGTGCATTACCGCAATGTAGAAGAAAAG AACTGGACACTGGTTGCACAATGCGTTGATGATGTCATTAGAACATATCCAAAGCTACGGTTAACATATGGCCGGAAG GTTTTAGAGATCCGTCCGGTTATTGACTGGGACAAAGGGAAAGCTGTGACCTTTCTACTTGAATCTCTCG GCCTAAACAACTGCGAGGATGTTCTTCCAATCTATGTCGGGGATGATCGAACAGATGAAGATGCATTTAAG GTCTTGCGAGATGGACCAAACCACGGTTATGGTGTATTAGTCTCTGCTATGCCTAAAGTCAGCAATGCCTTTTACTCTCTTCGTGATCCATCTGAG GTGATGGAGTTTCTGAAAGCattggtgacatggaagagatCATTGGGTTAG